The Deinococcus wulumuqiensis R12 genome has a window encoding:
- the dgt gene encoding dGTP triphosphohydrolase, translating to MFTRADLEAREDAGLSPFARRSGQARREVPEPPSETRTAYQKDRDRVLHTKAFRRLEAKTQVFLNAPALGDHYRTRLTHTLEVQQVARSVALSLGLNETLAETVALAHDLGHPPFGHAGERLLDGLMGDSGGFDHNTQARRIVTLLEERSGERPGLNLTLDTLDGLNKHGRAGLPPEQRQPSLEAQVVDAADALAYTAHDLDDGLRSGLLHPGDLLELPLWRELQERSGVRTERPSSADLRTLQRELLGWLIGDLTRSSDAAIAASGVASPDAVQAHPTRLITYSPALRPHLRETGEFLRERLYRHWQVERQVYQAEQVLTDLFSAFEQRPGLLPPRPRARIERDGLRRAICDHIAGMTDRYALETHAALRG from the coding sequence ATGTTCACCCGCGCCGACCTCGAAGCCCGTGAAGACGCTGGCCTCTCGCCCTTTGCCCGGCGCAGCGGTCAGGCCCGGCGCGAGGTGCCCGAACCCCCCAGCGAGACGCGCACCGCCTACCAGAAGGACCGCGACCGGGTGCTGCACACCAAGGCCTTCCGGCGGCTGGAGGCCAAGACGCAGGTGTTTCTCAACGCCCCGGCGCTCGGCGACCACTACCGCACCCGGCTGACGCACACGCTGGAGGTGCAGCAGGTGGCCCGCTCGGTGGCGCTGTCCCTGGGCCTGAACGAAACCCTGGCCGAAACGGTGGCGCTCGCACACGACCTCGGGCACCCCCCGTTCGGGCACGCGGGCGAGCGGCTGCTCGACGGGCTGATGGGCGACTCCGGGGGCTTTGACCACAACACGCAGGCCCGGCGCATCGTGACGCTGCTGGAGGAGCGTTCGGGCGAGCGCCCCGGCCTGAACCTCACGCTCGATACCCTCGACGGGCTGAACAAGCACGGGCGGGCTGGGCTGCCCCCCGAACAGCGCCAGCCCAGTCTGGAAGCGCAGGTGGTGGACGCCGCCGACGCGCTCGCCTACACCGCCCACGACCTCGACGACGGCCTGAGAAGCGGGCTGCTGCACCCCGGCGACCTGCTGGAGTTGCCGCTGTGGCGCGAGCTGCAGGAGCGCAGCGGGGTCCGCACCGAGCGGCCTTCCTCCGCCGACCTGCGCACCCTGCAACGTGAACTGCTGGGCTGGCTGATCGGCGACCTGACGCGCAGCAGCGACGCGGCGATTGCGGCCAGTGGCGTGGCCTCGCCGGACGCGGTGCAGGCGCACCCGACCCGGCTCATCACCTACAGCCCGGCGCTGCGCCCGCACCTGCGCGAAACCGGGGAGTTTCTGCGCGAGCGGCTCTACCGCCACTGGCAGGTCGAGCGGCAGGTCTACCAGGCCGAGCAGGTGCTGACCGACCTGTTCAGCGCCTTCGAGCAGCGCCCCGGCCTGTTGCCCCCGCGCCCGCGTGCCCGCATCGAGCGCGACGGGCTGCGGCGGGCCATCTGCGACCACATCGCCGGAATGACCGACCGCTACGCGCTGGAAACGCACGCGGCGCTGCGGGGCTGA
- a CDS encoding DMT family transporter yields MTAPAPQTKNAAWGWVLLAGLFEVGFTYALKMSQHDGKYLGLFLLCAIVSFECLAQALKTLPVGLAYAVWTGIGSVGTILVGLVLFGDSLSALRLGLLTVLIGSIAGLKIVDR; encoded by the coding sequence ATGACGGCCCCGGCCCCGCAGACGAAAAACGCCGCCTGGGGCTGGGTCCTGCTGGCGGGGCTGTTCGAGGTCGGCTTTACCTATGCCCTGAAAATGTCGCAGCACGACGGCAAATACCTGGGACTGTTCCTGCTGTGCGCCATCGTCAGTTTCGAGTGCCTGGCCCAGGCGCTGAAGACGCTTCCCGTCGGCCTCGCCTACGCCGTCTGGACCGGTATCGGCAGCGTGGGGACCATCCTGGTCGGGTTGGTGCTTTTTGGCGACAGTCTCTCGGCGCTGCGTCTGGGCCTGCTGACGGTCCTGATCGGCTCCATCGCCGGTTTGAAGATTGTGGATCGGTGA
- a CDS encoding TetR/AcrR family transcriptional regulator codes for MPRIVDHDQRRQELVHHVWALIRREGLDGVTIRNLSRQSGWSSGAIRHYLPTHDSILTFAAEQLARAVEQELRALPLQGPPQAQLESFLLALLPLSGPSREWTEVWLAFASAAVRGEQYADAHGILYRDLHATLLNIMRSLAQAELLRTETPEQAAAGLHALIDGLCLHLLMRQLTPDEAKRALLQRVRTLLAADTDTVSPGA; via the coding sequence ATGCCGCGTATCGTGGACCATGACCAGCGCCGCCAGGAACTCGTTCACCACGTCTGGGCGCTCATCCGGCGCGAGGGGCTGGACGGCGTGACCATCCGCAACCTCAGTCGGCAGTCCGGCTGGTCGAGCGGCGCCATCCGCCACTATCTGCCGACCCACGACAGCATCCTGACGTTCGCCGCCGAGCAGCTGGCCAGAGCCGTCGAGCAGGAGCTTCGCGCCCTCCCCCTTCAGGGACCGCCCCAGGCACAACTCGAAAGCTTCCTGCTGGCCCTGCTGCCGCTCAGCGGGCCGTCGCGGGAGTGGACGGAGGTCTGGCTGGCTTTCGCGTCCGCTGCCGTGCGGGGCGAGCAGTACGCCGACGCGCACGGGATTCTTTACCGCGACCTGCACGCCACACTTCTGAACATCATGCGCAGTCTGGCGCAGGCCGAGCTGCTCAGAACGGAAACCCCCGAGCAGGCGGCGGCAGGCCTGCACGCCCTGATTGACGGCCTTTGCCTGCATCTGCTCATGCGGCAGCTCACGCCCGACGAAGCCAAAAGAGCCTTGCTTCAGCGGGTCCGGACGCTGCTCGCCGCAGACACGGACACGGTCTCCCCCGGCGCCTGA
- a CDS encoding NUDIX hydrolase, translated as MSAAKTIYDGHIVKLELEEGKWEIVRHADAVAILLLSEQGEMKLVRQHRRAVGADTLEAPAGLIDEGETPEQAARRELQEEVGLDADLTLLTRFYTSPGFCDEQLYVFEANNPRESRLPLDEDEEIEEVWMAPQALLDGLREGTIESSSPTVAAALYALQRLGQGAK; from the coding sequence ATGTCCGCTGCCAAGACCATCTACGACGGCCACATCGTCAAACTTGAACTGGAAGAAGGCAAATGGGAAATCGTGCGCCACGCCGACGCGGTGGCGATTTTGCTGCTGAGCGAGCAGGGCGAGATGAAGCTGGTGCGCCAGCACCGCCGCGCGGTCGGTGCCGACACATTGGAAGCCCCGGCGGGCCTGATCGACGAGGGCGAAACCCCGGAACAGGCCGCCCGGCGCGAGTTGCAGGAAGAAGTGGGCCTCGACGCCGACCTGACGCTGCTCACCCGCTTTTACACCAGCCCCGGCTTTTGCGACGAGCAGCTGTACGTGTTCGAGGCGAACAACCCCCGCGAGTCGCGCCTCCCGCTCGACGAGGACGAAGAAATCGAGGAAGTCTGGATGGCCCCGCAAGCGCTGCTCGACGGCCTGCGTGAAGGCACCATAGAGAGCAGTTCGCCCACCGTCGCGGCGGCGCTGTACGCTCTGCAGCGGCTCGGTCAGGGGGCGAAATGA
- the ribF gene encoding riboflavin biosynthesis protein RibF translates to MKTYVSPSQRPDTETVIAIGSFDGVHLGHQALLAQLKARAREYRVPSVVYTFDPPTRVLTQGVEFLSTLPEKLDLLRLYGIDETIAVPFTPEFAARPKEQFLADLRTMRPKAVVVGEDFYFGKGRAGSVTDLRGICPDVVSLPMHQLGGDDIKSTRIRALLAGGDVDGAQRLLGRPYEAQGVVVRGDQLGRTIGWPTANLRVPEGKALPLGVFAVQVVSDKGERWGGMANVGWRPTVEGRERRFEVHLFDYQGDLYGEELQVRFVARLRGEQKFSGLDELRAQLGRDAEAARAVLGA, encoded by the coding sequence ATGAAAACCTACGTGTCGCCCTCGCAGCGGCCCGACACCGAAACCGTCATCGCCATCGGTTCGTTCGACGGGGTCCATCTGGGGCATCAGGCCCTGCTCGCGCAGCTCAAGGCCCGGGCGCGGGAATACCGCGTGCCGAGCGTGGTCTACACCTTCGACCCACCCACCCGCGTGCTGACCCAGGGCGTCGAGTTTCTGTCCACCTTGCCGGAAAAACTCGACCTGCTGCGGCTCTACGGCATCGACGAAACCATCGCCGTGCCGTTTACCCCCGAGTTCGCCGCCCGGCCCAAGGAGCAGTTTCTGGCCGACCTGCGGACGATGCGCCCGAAAGCGGTGGTGGTCGGGGAGGACTTCTATTTCGGCAAGGGCCGCGCCGGGAGCGTGACCGACCTGCGCGGTATCTGCCCCGACGTGGTCTCACTTCCTATGCACCAGCTCGGCGGCGACGACATCAAGAGCACCCGCATCCGGGCGCTGCTCGCAGGGGGCGACGTGGACGGCGCGCAGCGGCTGCTGGGCCGCCCCTACGAGGCGCAGGGCGTGGTGGTGCGCGGCGACCAGCTCGGGCGCACCATCGGCTGGCCCACCGCCAACCTCCGGGTGCCCGAAGGCAAGGCGCTGCCGCTCGGTGTCTTTGCCGTGCAGGTCGTGAGCGACAAGGGCGAACGCTGGGGCGGCATGGCGAACGTCGGCTGGCGTCCCACCGTGGAGGGCCGCGAGAGGCGGTTCGAGGTCCACCTGTTCGACTACCAGGGCGACCTGTACGGCGAGGAATTGCAGGTCAGGTTCGTCGCCCGCCTGCGCGGCGAGCAGAAATTCAGCGGCCTGGACGAACTCCGGGCGCAGCTCGGGCGCGATGCCGAGGCGGCGCGGGCGGTGCTGGGCGCTTGA
- a CDS encoding DMT family transporter translates to MNAWAALVLAGLFEVGFTTALKLEQRNKNWFWAFIACAWISFGLLSQAIETIPLGTAYAVWTGIGAVGTVLVGRAFFGEPLGGRKLALLAVMVAAILGLKVTA, encoded by the coding sequence ATGAACGCGTGGGCAGCTCTGGTCCTGGCGGGCCTTTTCGAAGTCGGCTTCACGACGGCGCTCAAGTTGGAGCAGCGCAACAAAAACTGGTTCTGGGCCTTTATCGCCTGCGCCTGGATCAGCTTCGGTCTTCTGTCACAGGCGATAGAAACCATTCCCCTCGGCACGGCCTACGCCGTCTGGACCGGCATCGGCGCGGTGGGCACGGTCCTGGTGGGTCGGGCCTTTTTCGGTGAGCCGCTCGGCGGGCGCAAGCTCGCGCTGCTGGCGGTCATGGTCGCGGCCATCCTCGGCCTGAAGGTGACGGCATGA